Genomic segment of Helicobacteraceae bacterium:
TCGCGTATATGTTTGCCGACGACGCGGCGCCCGTTGTAACGGCGGTCGTAAAAAACGGCAGCATTCAACCGCATGAAACGTTTGTCGGTAGTTTGCGTTACGCCGTTTTAGCTAAACTGTCCGCTCAAAGCGCGGCGGTGTTGGAAACAATCTCGGTAAACGCGGGCGATAGAGTTAAAGCGGGGCAAATTCTGGCTACGCAAGACAGCGCGATCCTTTCGGCTAACATCGCCGCTAAAGCCGCCGAATTGAAAAAATCAAAAGCGAGCGACGAGCAGGCGCGCAAAGACGCGGAACGCTACAAAGTCCTGCTCGCGCAAAACAGCGTCAGCGAACAAACTTACGAACAGTCAAGATTAAAAGCGATCGAACTAACCGCGCAAAGCGAAACGTTAGCGGCGCAATTAAAAGCGCTAGAGATCGAAAAGCAAAAGCGTTATATACGCGCCCCGTTTGACGGCGTCGTGGCGGAAAAGCACGTGAGCGAAGGCGACTATTTAAGCGCCGGCGCGCCCATAGTCAGCCTCGCCAAAACGGATAGCATAGAGCTTGCCGTCTATCTGCCCGCCGCCACGATCAACCGAATTGAAACGGGGACTAAGGTCGGCGTAAACGTTTTGGGCGAAGATTACGCCGCTACGATCGCCGGCATATCGCCGCGAGGCGACGCAAGCTCGCGCCTATTTTTAACCCGCGTCGTTTTCGACAAGCCGAGCGCAAAGCTGCTAGAGGGCATGGAAGCGACGTTGAAAATCGCTTCGCAAACGCGCGAGAACGCTCTGCTAATCGACCGAGACGCGGTAGTTAATCGTTTTGGCGGCGACGTGGTTTTTTACGTAGAAAACGGCGTGGCGCAGAGCGCGAACGTCGAGATTTTAGGCTACGACGGACAGAACGCGGCGTTAAAATCGACGACGCTTAAAGAGGGAATGCGGGCTATTGTTAAAGGCGCCGAGCGTATAGCGCCTAATCAGTCGGTAAAACCGCTGTAAATGAACGTCGTTAAGTTCGCGATCTCAAAACCTGTCGCGATCGCCGTAGGCTTGATTTTGATCGCGCTGTTTGGCGTGATCGCCGTAACGCGCCTGCCCTATCAGCTTACTCCCGACGTAAGCCGCCCTGAAATATCGGTGATAACCCGCTGGAGCGGCGCGACGCCTTATGAAATCGAAAGCGAAGTAGTCGAGCCGCAAGAAAAAGTCCTAAAAAATATCGAAAATCTGGAGGAATACGAAAGCTCCTCTAGCACGGGAGCGGGGCGCATTACGCTACGCTTTAAGCTGGGATCAGACCTGCAAAAAGCGCTGTTAGACGCTTCAAACAAGCTAAGCGAGGTCAGAAGCTACCCCGACAACGTGGATAAACCCGTGCTTCGCGCCACGGGCGAAACCGCGCCGGTTTCCGTCTGGATGATGTTGCAGACGTTAGAGGGCAACAATCGCGAAATAGCGACCTATCAAACCTTTTTAGACGAGGAGATCACGGAGTATTTCGAGCGAATCGAGGGGGTCGGCGAGCTATCTATCAGAGGCGGAATCAGCGACGAAATCCACATCATAATCGATCCCATACGCCTCGCGGCAATGGGACTTACGATCGATAACGTTATAAACGCGATCGGCGGCGAAAATCTAGACATATCCGCCGGAACGCTAGAGCTTGGCAGGCGCGCTTACCGCGTTCGCACCGCCGCGAAATACCAAACGCCCGAAAGCGTGGGCGAAACTATTTTGCTATCGGACGGACTTAAGCGCGTTATGCTTAAAGACGTGGCGGCGATAGAGCTTGGAAGCGCGAAAAAAACGGGGATCGGGCTGTTTATGGGCAAACCCGGAATCTCGATCGGCGTTCGACCCGAAGCGGGCGCGAACGTGGTTGAAATGACGGATCGCATCGAAGCGACGGCAAAGCGGCTCAATGAAACTATTCTGAAAGATCGCGGCTTAGAGATCGTATGGAACTACGATCAGCGCCCCTATATTCTAGGCGCAATCGATCTTGTGAAGCAAAATATCGCCTTTGGCGGGATTTTGGCGGTGCTTGTTCTATTTGTGTTTTTGCGCTCTTTTACGCCGACTATGGTCGTAGCCGTCGCCATACCTTTAAGCGTAATCGGAACGTTTATCGTGTTGAACGCTATGGGGCGATCGCTGAACATTATCTCCCTAGCGGGCATTAGCTTCGCGGTGGGAATGCTTGTGGATAGCGCGATCGTGGTGCTTGAAAATATCGATCGCCACAAGCTGATGGGAAAGCCGTTTCATGTCGCCGCTTACGACGGCGCGGTAGAGGTGTGGGGGGCGCTGGTTATATCGGCTTTGACCACAATCGCCGTTTTCGCGCCGATCATCTTTTTGGAAGACGAGGCGGGACAGCTATTTAAGGATATAGCCATCGCCGTAACCGCCGCGATCTCCTTTTCGCTTTTTATCTCCGTTTTGGCGATTCCGATGCTCTGGCGGCAGATGATGCTTTTTACCAAACGGCGGGAAACCTCGTTGATCGCGGAGAAAATCGGCGCTTTTGGCGCGGCGCTACGAAATCTATTTATGAATCTAGTCGATTTGGCGTTAGTTAGCCACGCGACGCGAGCGCTAACAATCGGCTCGTTAGTCGCGCTCTCAATCGGTTTCGTATGGCTTGCCTTCCCTAAACTCGAATATCTGCCGGAAGGCAACCGCAACCTCGTTCAAAATATGTTTGTCTTGCCGCCCGGGCTCTCCTACGAAGAGGTTAAAGCAATAGGATATTCAATTTTTGACCAGATACAGCCCTATATAGACGAGGAAAAAGACGGCTACCCGCAGATAGCTAGAGCTTTTTTCAACGCGGGCGGATCGTGGATGTTTATGGGCGTAAGCGCCGTAAACGAGGATCGCGCCGGCGAGCTAATCCCTCTGCTTAGCCCGATCGTAAATAGTTTTCCGGGCGTAAGGGCGATCACAAAACAAGCAGGCGTTTTTGAACGCGGAATGGGAACAAGCCGATCCGTCAACGTTGACGTTACCGCCGAGGCGATGGATGAGATCGCCGATTACGCCGATCGGCTAATGAAAGCCGTAGGCGACGGCATACAAGGATCGCAGGTGCGCCCCGTGCCGTCGATCGAGCTTATATATCCCG
This window contains:
- a CDS encoding efflux RND transporter periplasmic adaptor subunit — protein: MVRFLRILLLIAPIAYMFADDAAPVVTAVVKNGSIQPHETFVGSLRYAVLAKLSAQSAAVLETISVNAGDRVKAGQILATQDSAILSANIAAKAAELKKSKASDEQARKDAERYKVLLAQNSVSEQTYEQSRLKAIELTAQSETLAAQLKALEIEKQKRYIRAPFDGVVAEKHVSEGDYLSAGAPIVSLAKTDSIELAVYLPAATINRIETGTKVGVNVLGEDYAATIAGISPRGDASSRLFLTRVVFDKPSAKLLEGMEATLKIASQTRENALLIDRDAVVNRFGGDVVFYVENGVAQSANVEILGYDGQNAALKSTTLKEGMRAIVKGAERIAPNQSVKPL
- a CDS encoding efflux RND transporter permease subunit yields the protein MNVVKFAISKPVAIAVGLILIALFGVIAVTRLPYQLTPDVSRPEISVITRWSGATPYEIESEVVEPQEKVLKNIENLEEYESSSSTGAGRITLRFKLGSDLQKALLDASNKLSEVRSYPDNVDKPVLRATGETAPVSVWMMLQTLEGNNREIATYQTFLDEEITEYFERIEGVGELSIRGGISDEIHIIIDPIRLAAMGLTIDNVINAIGGENLDISAGTLELGRRAYRVRTAAKYQTPESVGETILLSDGLKRVMLKDVAAIELGSAKKTGIGLFMGKPGISIGVRPEAGANVVEMTDRIEATAKRLNETILKDRGLEIVWNYDQRPYILGAIDLVKQNIAFGGILAVLVLFVFLRSFTPTMVVAVAIPLSVIGTFIVLNAMGRSLNIISLAGISFAVGMLVDSAIVVLENIDRHKLMGKPFHVAAYDGAVEVWGALVISALTTIAVFAPIIFLEDEAGQLFKDIAIAVTAAISFSLFISVLAIPMLWRQMMLFTKRRETSLIAEKIGAFGAALRNLFMNLVDLALVSHATRALTIGSLVALSIGFVWLAFPKLEYLPEGNRNLVQNMFVLPPGLSYEEVKAIGYSIFDQIQPYIDEEKDGYPQIARAFFNAGGSWMFMGVSAVNEDRAGELIPLLSPIVNSFPGVRAITKQAGVFERGMGTSRSVNVDVTAEAMDEIADYADRLMKAVGDGIQGSQVRPVPSIELIYPEVTITPRSDRLKALGMDARSLGIAADVLLDGRKVSEYQGARLKKIDLILQTPASAVASPEDLGKSLIATPKGQIVPLGELGDIKLGQGATEIRRFQGRRTITLQVSPPRDVTIQEAMERIDEIAPEVLADSKTAEIRLSGTADKLTQTVDALKWNFILAIVITYLLMSALFGNFLYPFIILFTVPLATAGGFLGLSMTNWFLTPQPLDILTMLGFIILVGVVVNSAILIVHQSLNFVRNDGMEHIAAIKEAVRIRLRPIYMSALTSVFGMLPLVLAPGPGSEMYRGLGSVITGGLMVSTIFTVFIIPALLSYAIKWENMRKGEY